The Nostoc sp. 'Peltigera membranacea cyanobiont' N6 genome contains the following window.
CTATCTTGGTTTGATGAAGCCGCAGGATTTTCTTGAGAAGCTGGAGGGGTTTTCCCCCCACAACTTACTAAACCAAATATCAATAAAAAAATCAAAGGTAAAAAAAGGAAGGAGGGAGTGGGGAAGTAATTTTGAATTTTTCTCTCCCCCTGTCTCCCTCTTTTATGAAATTGATACGTCATTATTCTTGGATTTCTAGGTGTCCATCACTAGTTCTTGGGTCTTCCAAAAAACCGATACCAGATAACGGTCGGTATGGATAGCTTTGGCGAGGGGTTTTTTGAATGTCTTCTTTGATGGCTTCTAAATCGATGTAGCGATCGCTTACATTAATTAAGCTGTCGCTGGTCATCGAACGCAAACTTACCACTTCTACCCGCACGCCACGATAGCTGACTGAATTGACCGCATAAGCTAAATCCCCATCACCGCTAACTAAAACTGCGGTATCATAAGAATCTACTAGCGCCATCATGTCTACAGCTATTTCTACATCCAGGTTAGCTTTTTTAGAGCCATCTGGTAGCTGGACTAAATCCTTAGCAATGACTCGATAGCCATTGCGACGCATCCACAGCAAAAATCCCTGTTGCTTTTCGTTTGTCCGGTCTACACCAGTGTAGAAAAAAGACCGCAGGAGTCTAGAACCTCCTGTTAACCGACACAATAGCTTCGTGTAATCGATTTCAATCCCTAGTTGCAGTGCAGCGTAAAATAAATTTGAGCCATCAATAAATATGGCGACCCTACCCCGATTCTCTAAAACTTGTTCTGGCGTAAATATTGAATCGGTTTCAAAATTATTCAACATCATTGTGATACCTCGATTTTTATCCCTGTTATTTTTGATACAAATTACGAACTTTTAGATGCTAGTCACAGTGGCTTATGATAATGTTCCGGGGCTAATTTAAGTTAAGCCCCGATAAATTTTTTGAGAGAATAAGAAATTGAACAAAATCAGAGTTTGATAAGGACTAATCGTTTTTTGGGGGTTCTATTCGCTTAAAAACTGGTTGGAATGTACCCAACTGTTGTTTACTAGATAGTATCCCCCATGTCGCATGAGTGGCAAAAGGAGCGGTAACTGAACTTTGTATTTGCTCGTTAAAGTCTATTTCAAAGCCCAGTTGCTGATAAATATCACTACTGATGTTCGGAATAATTGGGGATAGCAGATAAGCTGCTAGTCTAACTGATTCTAGAACTGCGTAGAGAACTTTTTCCACGGACTCCTGTTGTCCCTGTTTATATAATGTCCAAGGAGCTTGTTCATCAATAAACTTATTGCTGGCTTGCGCCAGTGAAAGGATAGCCCCACAGGCTTGACTGAAAGCTAGTTCCTTGTATGCTTGTTTCACCTGTTCCCCTAGACGCAAACCAATTGTTTTCAAAGGATTTTCGTCAGGAATTCCTTCATTGCCGATTGATGGGAAATTATTGTCAACGCAGTATTTTTTCACCATGCTCAAGGTGCGATTGAGCAAATTACCTAAATCATTTGCCAAATCTGCATTCAGAACATTAATGAACCTTACTTCATTAAAATCTCCATCCTTGCCAAATTCGATTTCCTTAAGGAAGTAATAACGAACGGCATCACTACCATAGCGCTGAACTAACGCAACAGGATCGAGGGTGTTACCCAGACTTTTGCCCATCTTTTGACCATCTTTAGTCAAAAAGCCATGCCCAAATACTCGGTCTGGCAAAGGTAAGCCAGCCGACAACAACATTGCGGGCCAATAAACTGCATGGAAGCGCAAAATATCTTTACCAATTAGGTGCAGGTTGATTGGCCACCAAGTTTCTAAAGCATTTGCTAAAGTCGGTTCTGCATCTGGTTCGAGTAATGCCGTGACATAACCTAGCAGCGCGTCAAACCAGACATAAAGAGTGTGTTTGGGATCGACTGGTACAGGAAAACCCCAATCTAAATTCACCCGTGAAATAGAAAAGTCTTGCAGCCCTTGATTGACAAAGCTGAGGACTTCATTTCGCCGACTTTCTGGTTGAATAAAATCGGGTTTAGATTGATAAAATTCTGTCAGCTTAGTTTGATATTTGGATAAGCGGAAAAAATAGTTTTGCTCGTCTCGCCACTCGACTTCTTTGTTAATATGAATCGGGCAACGATGTCCTTCTAGCAGATCCCGTTCTTCTTTGAATTCTTCACAGGATACGCAGTACCAGCCTTGTTGTTGTCCCTGGTAGATATCACCAGATTTCCAAACTCGCTCAAAGAATTCTTTGACGATCGCTTCATGACGAGGCGCAGTAGTTCGACTAAAGCGATCGTATTGAATGTCTAGTAACTGCCACAAACTCACAAAGCTAGGGACAATTTCATCGCAAAACTCTTGTGGTGCTTTGCCTAAACTTTCTGCCGATCGCTGAATTTTTTGCCCGTGTTCATCTGTACCTGTAATTAGTAATACCTCATGCCCTAGTAGCCTATAAAAACGCGCTATTACATCTGCCGCGATCGTAGTATAAGCACTGCCTATATGGGGGACATCGTTTACATAATATAGCGGTGTTGTCAGTGCAAATGTTTTTTCTGTTTTATTCACTAGATTCATACAAAATAAAAATCAACTTATTAAAACGTTTTACATCTTACTTTTATTGGCAAAACCACGTGATTATACAATAATATTTCCATTTTTTCCAAGAACACCCTAATAGTAGCAAATTTCTCATGTCAAGAATTGTTTTGTCAGATGAATCAATTAAGGGAATCTCTGACTAAAAGATGGAAACTAACTAATCATAATTTTTTTGAATAGTTTCTATTAGATATTATTGTGATCGAGAATACATAATTCAGGATGCAGAAAATCTAGCTGGTTTTGTGGATTAGATATTTCTATCTTAAGACGGTCATGGCAGTAGTAAAGAAATGTAAAAATCAAGTTAAGACAAACTCCCATATTTACCGGAAAAATATATTGATTAGGTATGAGTCGAAATAGCCCCCTAGAGATTTCTCGCGCTTTGGTGGCGGCACTTTCAACCCAAATGTTTCGCTATTATGAGGATCGTATTCCCCAGGATGCTAGCGTTTTGGTAGTCAGCAATCACCGCAGCTTCATGGATGCACCGATTTTAATGGCAGCGCTATCGAGTCCGATTCGCTTTGCTTGCCACCACTACATGGGACAAGTACCAGTAATGCGGGAGATTGTCACCGATCAATTGGGGTGTTTTCCTTTGGAGCAAACTCAAAACCGCCAACAAAGCTTTTTTTCGCAGTCACAGTTGCTATTGCAGTCTAAGCAGATGGTGGGAGTCTTTCCAGAAGGGACTGCACCAATGGTGAAATTTACTCAACCAAACCAAATGGGTGAGTTTCAACGGGGATTTGCCCATTTAGCACTGCGAGCTGATGTGCAAGATTTAGCAATTTTGCCGATCGCGATCGCATCCTTAGAAGAGGTAAACACCAATGGTTTTCCCTTAAGGTTTTTGAGTGTATTTGACCCTTCAGAACCTTTATTTAATCAAGCTGGCTGGCATCCTCTAGTAATTTATCGTCGGGTTGCGGTGTTAATCGGTCGCCCTTATTGGATTACACCCCAACATCAAAAAAAATATCACGGTAAACAAGCCAGAACTGTTGTGGCTGAACTGACAGAACACTGTCATGGTGAAATTAGCAATTTACTGCGTCAGGGTTGCTATTAGAGCCATTCAATTTGGGATTTGGGATTGTCGGAACAATCAGCAGCCCAAAAGTTTTATACCATTGACTAATGACCAATGACAAATGACCAATGACCAATGACTATCTCTGAAGTTGAGCTAAACCCCTGTTTCCTGACTCCTGAACGAGTACAACCAGAGTATCCACTATTGGTATATTTGCCAGGAATGGATGGAACAGGTCAACTATTGCGATCGCAAACTGCTGGATTAGAAACTGGCTTTGATGTCCGTTCTTTGGCGCTCCCCCGTAAAGACCTGAACACTTGGGATGTCCTAACTAAGAGTGTATTGGACTTGATTGACGCTGAATTAGAAAAAAGCTCTCAGAGACCAGTTTACCTGTGTGGTGAGTCCTTTGGTGGTTGCTTGGCAATGAAAGTAGCTATTCAAGCGCCGCATTTATTTAAGCGAGTTATCTTAATTAATCCAGCTTCGTCTTTTCATCTTCGGACTTGGTTGAGTTGGGCATC
Protein-coding sequences here:
- a CDS encoding lysophospholipid acyltransferase family protein, with amino-acid sequence MSRNSPLEISRALVAALSTQMFRYYEDRIPQDASVLVVSNHRSFMDAPILMAALSSPIRFACHHYMGQVPVMREIVTDQLGCFPLEQTQNRQQSFFSQSQLLLQSKQMVGVFPEGTAPMVKFTQPNQMGEFQRGFAHLALRADVQDLAILPIAIASLEEVNTNGFPLRFLSVFDPSEPLFNQAGWHPLVIYRRVAVLIGRPYWITPQHQKKYHGKQARTVVAELTEHCHGEISNLLRQGCY
- the metG gene encoding methionine--tRNA ligase yields the protein MNLVNKTEKTFALTTPLYYVNDVPHIGSAYTTIAADVIARFYRLLGHEVLLITGTDEHGQKIQRSAESLGKAPQEFCDEIVPSFVSLWQLLDIQYDRFSRTTAPRHEAIVKEFFERVWKSGDIYQGQQQGWYCVSCEEFKEERDLLEGHRCPIHINKEVEWRDEQNYFFRLSKYQTKLTEFYQSKPDFIQPESRRNEVLSFVNQGLQDFSISRVNLDWGFPVPVDPKHTLYVWFDALLGYVTALLEPDAEPTLANALETWWPINLHLIGKDILRFHAVYWPAMLLSAGLPLPDRVFGHGFLTKDGQKMGKSLGNTLDPVALVQRYGSDAVRYYFLKEIEFGKDGDFNEVRFINVLNADLANDLGNLLNRTLSMVKKYCVDNNFPSIGNEGIPDENPLKTIGLRLGEQVKQAYKELAFSQACGAILSLAQASNKFIDEQAPWTLYKQGQQESVEKVLYAVLESVRLAAYLLSPIIPNISSDIYQQLGFEIDFNEQIQSSVTAPFATHATWGILSSKQQLGTFQPVFKRIEPPKND
- a CDS encoding LabA-like NYN domain-containing protein; protein product: MLNNFETDSIFTPEQVLENRGRVAIFIDGSNLFYAALQLGIEIDYTKLLCRLTGGSRLLRSFFYTGVDRTNEKQQGFLLWMRRNGYRVIAKDLVQLPDGSKKANLDVEIAVDMMALVDSYDTAVLVSGDGDLAYAVNSVSYRGVRVEVVSLRSMTSDSLINVSDRYIDLEAIKEDIQKTPRQSYPYRPLSGIGFLEDPRTSDGHLEIQE